Proteins encoded by one window of Chryseobacterium foetidum:
- a CDS encoding methylmalonyl-CoA mutase family protein: protein METQKYTPTNKVRIVTAASLFDGHDAAINIMRRVIQGTGCEVIHLGHDKSAEEVVNTAIQEDANAIALTSYQGGHNEYFKYIYDLLREKNSPQIKIFGGGGGVILPEEIEDIMSYGIDRIYSPDDGRELGLQGMIDDLVKRSDFATGKEVTAEDLDNISFENSASIAKIISAVENFSEEKPELIEEINKRVAQLPSLGGVGGGIPIIGITGTGGAGKSSLTDELVRRFLRSNPGKKIAIISIDPSKKKTGGALLGDRIRMNAINDPRVYMRSMATRENNVSVSPFIHSALNVLKLAHPDVIILETSGIGQSGSEVSDFADVSMYVMTPEYGASTQLEKIDMLDYADLVALNKSDKRGALDALQAVRKQFQRNHLLWESPLDDMPVYATKASQFNDHGTTDLYNRLIEKVNAKYSDLNLQGFVEQEVSEDITIIPPKRVRYLSEIVENNRIYDANVEKQAELARKMYHIEGVKKFLSNETLDTEYQKAEKDLQQENIDFLKNWDDTKEAFKAEFYSYFVRGKEIKVETSTESLSHLKIPKISLPKYTDWGDLIKWKGQENLPGGFPYTAGIYPFKRTGEDPTRMFAGEGGPERTNRRFHYVSAEMDAKRLSTAFDSVTLYGQDPALPPDIYGKIGNAGVSIATLDDAKKLYSGFDLVNAMTSVSMTINGPAPMLLAFFMNAAIDQNVEKYIAEHKLEANVEKALKAKFDDKGLERPKYNGELPPSNNGLGLKLLGLTGDEVIPAEAYAEIKAKTIATVRGTVQADILKEDQAQNTCIFSTEFALRLMGDVQEYFITEKVRNFYSVSISGYHIAEAGANPVSQLAFTLANGFTYVEYYLSRGMNINDFAPNLSFFFSNGIDPEYSVIGRVARRIWAKAMKLKYGADERSQMLKYHIQTSGRSLHAQEIDFNDIRTTLQALYAIYDNCNSLHTNAYDEAITTPTEQSVRRAMAIQLIINKELGLAKNENPLQGSFIIEELTDLVEEAVYAEFDRITERGGVLGAMETMYQRSKIQEESMHYEWLKHTGEYPIIGVNTFLGKDGSPTVRPGEVIRSTEEEKQVQIETLHNFQKSNEDKSEAALKTLQHAAINQQNLFNVMMDAVKYCSLGQITNALFEVGGKYRRNM from the coding sequence ATGGAAACCCAAAAATATACTCCAACAAACAAAGTAAGAATTGTAACAGCAGCTTCCCTATTCGATGGGCACGATGCGGCTATCAATATTATGCGCCGTGTGATTCAGGGAACAGGATGCGAAGTTATCCACCTTGGTCACGATAAATCTGCTGAAGAAGTAGTAAACACTGCGATTCAGGAAGACGCCAACGCTATTGCACTGACTTCATATCAAGGAGGTCACAACGAATATTTTAAATACATCTACGACCTTTTAAGAGAAAAAAACTCACCGCAAATCAAAATTTTCGGTGGTGGTGGCGGTGTAATTCTGCCCGAAGAAATTGAAGATATTATGTCTTATGGAATCGACAGAATTTATTCTCCGGACGACGGTCGTGAGCTTGGTCTTCAGGGAATGATCGATGATTTGGTGAAAAGATCAGACTTTGCAACAGGAAAAGAAGTGACTGCTGAAGATTTAGACAATATCAGTTTCGAAAACTCCGCAAGCATTGCAAAAATCATTTCCGCCGTTGAAAACTTCTCAGAAGAAAAACCTGAATTAATAGAAGAAATCAATAAAAGAGTTGCTCAGCTCCCCTCCCTTGGAGGGGTTGGGGGAGGAATTCCGATCATCGGTATCACTGGTACCGGTGGAGCCGGAAAATCCTCTTTAACTGATGAATTGGTAAGACGTTTCCTCCGTTCAAATCCTGGTAAAAAGATTGCCATTATTTCCATTGATCCTTCAAAAAAGAAAACAGGAGGTGCACTTTTAGGAGATAGAATCCGTATGAACGCGATCAATGACCCAAGAGTTTATATGCGTTCGATGGCGACGAGAGAAAACAACGTTTCGGTTTCTCCGTTCATTCATTCCGCTTTAAATGTTTTAAAATTGGCTCATCCGGATGTTATCATTTTGGAAACTTCAGGGATTGGACAATCAGGTTCGGAAGTTTCAGATTTTGCTGATGTTTCAATGTATGTAATGACTCCTGAATACGGTGCTTCTACTCAGTTGGAAAAAATCGATATGTTGGATTATGCAGATTTGGTTGCTTTAAATAAATCAGATAAGCGTGGTGCTTTAGATGCACTTCAAGCCGTTAGGAAACAGTTCCAGAGAAACCATTTGTTGTGGGAAAGTCCGTTGGATGATATGCCGGTTTATGCAACAAAAGCATCTCAGTTCAATGACCACGGAACGACCGATTTATACAACAGATTAATTGAAAAAGTTAATGCTAAATATTCTGACTTAAACCTTCAAGGATTTGTTGAACAGGAGGTTTCAGAAGACATCACGATTATTCCTCCAAAAAGAGTTCGTTATTTATCTGAAATAGTTGAAAATAATAGAATCTACGACGCTAATGTTGAAAAACAAGCCGAACTAGCAAGAAAAATGTATCATATTGAAGGGGTTAAAAAATTCCTTTCCAATGAAACGTTAGATACTGAATATCAAAAAGCAGAAAAAGATCTTCAACAGGAAAACATCGACTTTTTGAAAAACTGGGATGATACGAAAGAGGCTTTCAAGGCTGAATTTTACTCGTATTTCGTTCGTGGAAAAGAAATTAAAGTTGAAACCTCAACAGAATCTCTATCCCATTTAAAAATTCCAAAAATTTCTCTTCCAAAATATACTGATTGGGGAGATTTGATTAAATGGAAAGGTCAGGAAAATCTTCCTGGAGGATTTCCTTACACGGCGGGAATTTATCCTTTCAAAAGAACCGGAGAAGATCCAACGCGAATGTTTGCCGGAGAAGGAGGTCCTGAAAGAACGAACAGAAGATTCCACTACGTTTCTGCGGAAATGGATGCAAAGCGTTTGTCAACAGCGTTTGACTCTGTAACTTTGTATGGTCAGGATCCTGCTCTACCACCGGATATTTACGGAAAAATCGGAAATGCAGGAGTTTCTATTGCAACGTTAGACGATGCTAAAAAATTGTATTCCGGATTTGATTTGGTCAATGCAATGACTTCGGTTTCAATGACCATCAACGGACCTGCGCCGATGTTGCTGGCTTTCTTTATGAATGCAGCGATTGACCAGAATGTTGAAAAATATATTGCTGAACATAAGCTTGAAGCGAATGTTGAGAAAGCTTTAAAAGCAAAATTCGACGATAAAGGTTTAGAAAGACCAAAATATAACGGAGAACTTCCGCCTTCTAATAATGGTTTAGGTTTAAAATTATTAGGACTTACCGGAGACGAAGTGATTCCAGCGGAAGCTTATGCAGAAATTAAAGCTAAAACAATAGCGACCGTTCGTGGTACCGTTCAGGCAGATATTTTAAAAGAAGATCAGGCTCAGAATACCTGTATTTTCTCCACTGAATTCGCCCTTAGATTGATGGGTGACGTTCAGGAATATTTCATCACAGAAAAAGTGAGAAACTTCTACTCTGTTTCAATTTCTGGATATCATATTGCAGAAGCGGGTGCAAATCCGGTTTCTCAGTTGGCATTTACATTGGCAAATGGTTTCACGTATGTGGAATATTATCTGTCAAGAGGAATGAACATCAATGATTTTGCACCCAACTTATCCTTCTTCTTCTCCAACGGTATCGACCCTGAATATTCAGTAATCGGACGTGTAGCAAGAAGAATCTGGGCAAAAGCAATGAAATTAAAGTACGGAGCCGATGAAAGAAGCCAGATGTTGAAATACCACATTCAAACTTCGGGTCGTTCGCTTCACGCTCAGGAAATTGATTTCAATGATATCAGAACAACGCTTCAGGCGCTTTATGCAATTTACGATAACTGTAATTCACTTCACACAAATGCGTATGACGAGGCAATCACAACTCCGACTGAGCAATCTGTAAGAAGAGCGATGGCGATTCAGTTGATTATCAATAAAGAATTAGGATTGGCGAAAAACGAAAATCCGCTTCAGGGTTCATTTATCATTGAAGAATTAACGGATTTGGTGGAAGAAGCAGTTTATGCAGAATTTGACAGAATCACAGAAAGAGGCGGCGTTTTGGGTGCAATGGAAACAATGTACCAACGTTCGAAAATTCAGGAAGAATCGATGCATTATGAATGGTTGAAGCATACAGGAGAATATCCGATCATCGGGGTAAATACTTTCTTAGGAAAAGACGGTTCG
- the rplM gene encoding 50S ribosomal protein L13, which produces MNTLSYKTVSANKATANKEWVVVDAEGQPLGRLASTVAKILRGKHKTNYTPHVDCGDNVIVLNAGKVTLSGNKWNDKTYIWHTGYPGGQKSMTALELQKKDSLKVLEKSVKGMLPKNRLGSALLKNLYLYEGTEHKHEAQQPKTINVNEFK; this is translated from the coding sequence GTGAATACATTAAGTTACAAAACTGTTTCAGCGAACAAAGCTACTGCAAATAAAGAATGGGTTGTGGTAGACGCTGAAGGACAGCCGTTAGGAAGACTAGCTTCTACGGTTGCAAAGATTTTGAGAGGTAAGCACAAAACGAATTACACACCTCACGTAGATTGTGGTGACAACGTAATCGTTTTGAATGCTGGGAAAGTTACTCTTTCAGGAAACAAGTGGAACGATAAGACTTACATCTGGCATACAGGTTACCCTGGTGGACAGAAGTCTATGACAGCTCTTGAACTTCAGAAAAAAGATTCTTTAAAAGTATTGGAAAAATCTGTAAAAGGTATGCTTCCAAAAAACAGATTAGGATCTGCATTGCTTAAAAACCTTTATTTATATGAAGGAACTGAGCACAAGCACGAAGCTCAACAGCCGAAAACAATTAATGTTAACGAATTTAAATAA
- the rpsI gene encoding 30S ribosomal protein S9, protein MSIVHKIGRRKTSVARVYVKPGTGVITVNGKEAATYFSTDVMVYKLNQPFILSETVGQYDVTVNVFGGGNTGQAEAIRLGISRALCEINAEFRLSLKPAGLLTRDARMVERKKPGQKKARKRFQFSKR, encoded by the coding sequence ATGTCTATAGTTCACAAAATCGGAAGAAGAAAAACTTCTGTAGCAAGAGTTTACGTAAAGCCAGGAACTGGTGTGATTACAGTAAACGGTAAAGAGGCTGCAACTTATTTCTCTACAGACGTGATGGTTTACAAATTAAACCAGCCGTTCATCCTTTCTGAAACTGTTGGTCAGTACGACGTTACCGTAAATGTTTTCGGTGGTGGTAATACAGGTCAGGCAGAGGCTATCAGATTGGGTATTTCCAGAGCTCTATGCGAAATCAATGCTGAATTCAGATTATCTTTAAAGCCAGCTGGTTTACTTACAAGAGACGCAAGAATGGTGGAAAGAAAGAAACCAGGTCAGAAAAAAGCAAGAAAGAGATTCCAGTTCTCAAAACGTTAA
- the rpsB gene encoding 30S ribosomal protein S2 gives MAKANVKDLLEAGVHFGHMTRKWNPNMAPYIFMEKNGIHIVDLHKTAVKLDEACNALEKLTSAGKKVLFVATKKQAKEVVAKHAAELNMPYITERWPGGMLTNFVTIRKAVKKMNSIDKMKKDGTFETLSKKERLQVDRQRANLEKNLGSISDMVRLPSAIFVVDIMREHIAVTEAKKLGIPVFGIVDTNSDPRKVDFVIPGNDDASKSIDMILSVVSESIKEGQTQRKADKEKSKEDGEVVSADKDADFDAE, from the coding sequence ATGGCAAAAGCAAATGTAAAAGACCTTCTAGAGGCTGGCGTACACTTCGGTCACATGACCAGAAAGTGGAACCCAAATATGGCTCCATACATTTTCATGGAGAAAAACGGTATTCACATTGTAGACTTACATAAAACAGCTGTTAAATTGGATGAAGCTTGTAACGCTTTAGAAAAATTAACTTCTGCAGGTAAAAAAGTTCTTTTCGTAGCTACTAAAAAGCAGGCGAAAGAGGTAGTTGCTAAGCACGCTGCTGAACTTAATATGCCTTATATTACTGAAAGATGGCCAGGTGGTATGCTTACAAACTTTGTAACTATCAGAAAGGCTGTAAAGAAGATGAACTCTATCGACAAAATGAAAAAAGACGGTACGTTCGAAACTTTATCTAAAAAAGAAAGATTACAAGTTGACAGACAAAGAGCTAACTTAGAGAAAAACTTAGGTTCTATCTCAGACATGGTGCGTCTTCCTTCTGCAATCTTCGTTGTAGATATCATGAGAGAACACATTGCTGTAACTGAAGCTAAGAAATTAGGTATCCCTGTTTTCGGTATTGTTGATACAAACTCTGACCCAAGAAAAGTAGATTTCGTTATCCCAGGAAACGATGATGCTTCTAAGTCTATTGATATGATTTTGAGCGTTGTTTCAGAATCTATCAAAGAAGGTCAGACTCAGAGAAAAGCTGATAAAGAAAAATCTAAAGAAGATGGTGAAGTAGTTTCTGCTGATAAAGATGCAGACTTCGACGCTGAATAA
- a CDS encoding DUF6759 domain-containing protein, producing MKNLFAVLILLSIIGCEKRHSVQKTVRTNSTKTSAPVVIRQTETEFEQLMKTHKPETAKVLEDLLNGSEGKPETSISVENKSACNMVLTVSGPNFFKKIPIPSGKIGSTMVPKNQKYNLSGMVCKAVYQNTKFVSTSYSITITN from the coding sequence ATGAAGAATCTTTTTGCTGTATTAATATTACTTTCCATCATAGGATGTGAAAAAAGGCATTCTGTGCAGAAAACAGTCCGGACAAATTCTACAAAAACATCTGCGCCTGTCGTTATCAGGCAGACCGAAACAGAATTTGAGCAACTTATGAAAACCCATAAACCTGAAACTGCAAAAGTTTTGGAAGATTTGCTGAATGGTTCGGAAGGAAAGCCAGAAACATCCATCAGTGTCGAAAATAAATCGGCCTGCAACATGGTTTTAACAGTAAGCGGCCCCAATTTTTTCAAAAAAATCCCGATTCCGTCGGGGAAGATTGGAAGTACCATGGTTCCAAAAAATCAGAAATACAATTTATCGGGAATGGTTTGCAAGGCGGTGTATCAGAATACGAAGTTTGTGAGCACGTCGTATTCTATAACGATCACAAATTAA
- a CDS encoding DUF6759 domain-containing protein, whose product MKKILFPLVFFGLTIQSCVSNEHRDNILNSTNIAEIEEYISKAHPEDPKRRVLKQRVIALKNADWVKGRKNAKPMAARPVILDLPSKNSFKKNSPESEAVFKQLLAETHEEHKQKTTQLLNAIFNQDIASNEVILLLKNNSDCNLVLEISGKKFYNLPVPAKSENSLVLDKDTYTLSGNVCDVPYKSVKQFTKGAVIILSNPETVKKEELQPEVKKTPPPKEKKSAKKRK is encoded by the coding sequence ATGAAGAAAATTTTGTTCCCCCTTGTTTTCTTCGGTCTCACCATTCAGTCCTGTGTCTCTAATGAACACAGAGACAATATTTTAAACAGTACAAATATTGCTGAGATTGAAGAATACATTTCAAAAGCACATCCTGAAGATCCTAAAAGACGGGTTTTAAAGCAACGCGTTATCGCCCTCAAAAATGCTGATTGGGTAAAAGGCAGAAAAAATGCAAAACCGATGGCTGCCAGACCCGTGATTCTTGATTTGCCATCCAAAAACTCTTTTAAAAAAAATTCTCCTGAGTCTGAAGCTGTCTTTAAACAACTTTTAGCTGAAACACATGAAGAACACAAACAGAAAACAACACAACTTCTGAATGCCATTTTTAATCAGGACATCGCCAGCAACGAGGTTATTTTACTACTTAAAAACAATTCAGACTGCAACCTTGTGTTGGAAATTTCGGGTAAAAAATTCTATAATCTTCCCGTACCTGCAAAAAGTGAAAACTCGCTGGTTTTAGACAAGGATACATACACTTTGTCTGGAAATGTCTGCGATGTACCTTACAAAAGTGTAAAGCAGTTTACAAAAGGAGCAGTTATCATCCTCAGCAATCCGGAAACCGTTAAAAAAGAAGAGTTACAGCCAGAAGTAAAGAAAACACCACCTCCTAAGGAAAAGAAAAGCGCTAAAAAGAGGAAGTAA
- the trmB gene encoding tRNA (guanosine(46)-N7)-methyltransferase TrmB, which yields MGKNKLARFAENKTLPNVVQPTREEALNGFPLKGNWNKDFFKNDNPIVLELGCGKGEYSVGLAKTFTDRNFIGIDIKGARFWFGAKEAVENNMRNVGFLRSQIELVEHYFAENEVDEIWITFPDPQIKYRRTKHRLTHPDFLERYKKFLKPGGIVHLKTDSEFLHGYTLGYLQGAGHEIISAHHDIYGAAEYDPNTPHLRDIKTYYEELFSAKGKTITYIKFRIK from the coding sequence ATGGGTAAAAATAAATTAGCAAGATTTGCAGAAAACAAAACACTTCCGAACGTCGTTCAACCCACAAGAGAGGAAGCTTTAAACGGTTTTCCGCTGAAGGGAAACTGGAATAAAGATTTTTTTAAAAACGACAATCCTATTGTTTTGGAATTAGGATGTGGAAAAGGTGAATATTCTGTAGGTTTAGCTAAAACTTTTACTGACAGAAATTTCATTGGTATCGACATCAAAGGTGCAAGATTCTGGTTTGGTGCGAAAGAAGCCGTAGAAAACAATATGCGCAACGTAGGTTTTCTCAGAAGTCAGATTGAGCTGGTAGAACATTATTTTGCTGAAAATGAAGTAGATGAAATCTGGATTACTTTCCCCGATCCGCAAATTAAATACCGCAGAACCAAACACAGACTCACCCACCCCGATTTTCTGGAGCGTTATAAAAAATTCCTCAAGCCGGGCGGAATCGTTCATTTAAAAACAGATTCTGAGTTTTTGCATGGATATACTTTAGGCTATCTGCAAGGTGCAGGACATGAAATTATTTCTGCCCACCACGATATCTACGGAGCTGCAGAATATGACCCGAATACTCCGCATCTAAGAGACATCAAAACTTATTATGAAGAACTTTTTTCGGCAAAAGGAAAAACGATTACTTATATAAAATTCAGAATAAAATAA
- a CDS encoding DUF6759 domain-containing protein produces the protein MKNLLIFLLTLSFAGVSAQRKGKDYSNILKSKNIYEINAFLRDAHPDDPKRVILKPRVMEMMKEYISAAADPNDKKVKEMQEDLAMLKRKPSTKITFEEFNQKIKDKQIAKYRAILASNKVPVNYTKSNRQNVYVTATPANSKAAVIADTEADEFNMLMGMSSAEHKDKTVKILNSLFDNDPNSKEAIVMIENKSDCNIIVRMEGIGNTKYRLAVPAHDDNSVVVAKGNYLFTSIVCGAQYASQKTIQKPIMVALGSSK, from the coding sequence ATGAAGAACCTTTTAATTTTTCTTTTGACTTTATCTTTCGCAGGAGTATCGGCACAGAGAAAAGGAAAAGATTACAGCAATATACTCAAGAGTAAAAATATCTATGAAATCAACGCCTTTCTGAGAGATGCCCATCCCGATGATCCCAAAAGAGTAATCCTGAAGCCAAGAGTGATGGAGATGATGAAAGAATACATCAGCGCAGCAGCAGATCCCAATGACAAAAAGGTAAAAGAAATGCAGGAAGATTTGGCTATGCTGAAAAGAAAACCTTCTACAAAAATTACTTTTGAGGAGTTTAATCAGAAAATCAAGGATAAACAAATTGCAAAATACCGCGCGATTCTGGCTTCAAATAAAGTTCCCGTAAACTATACCAAAAGTAACCGTCAGAATGTTTATGTAACCGCTACCCCAGCAAATTCTAAAGCAGCTGTCATCGCAGATACTGAAGCGGATGAATTTAATATGCTGATGGGAATGAGCTCTGCTGAACATAAAGATAAAACAGTGAAAATCCTGAACTCTCTTTTTGATAACGACCCGAATTCCAAAGAGGCAATTGTAATGATCGAAAATAAATCAGACTGTAATATCATTGTAAGAATGGAAGGTATTGGAAACACAAAATACAGACTTGCAGTTCCTGCACATGACGATAATTCTGTGGTGGTAGCAAAAGGCAACTATTTATTTACCAGCATCGTTTGCGGAGCGCAGTATGCTTCACAGAAAACCATCCAGAAACCGATTATGGTAGCGCTGGGAAGTTCGAAATAA